A single genomic interval of Canis lupus dingo isolate Sandy chromosome 6, ASM325472v2, whole genome shotgun sequence harbors:
- the NCF1 gene encoding neutrophil cytosol factor 1, with protein sequence MGDTFIRHIALLGFEKRFVPSQHYVYMFLVKWHDLSEKVVYRRFTEIYEFHKMLKEMFPIEAGDINPENRIIPHLPAPRWFDGQRAAESRQGTLTEYYNTLMGLPVKISRCPQLLDFFRVRPDDLKLPTDSQVKKPETYLVPKDGKSSVTDITGPIILQTYRAIADFEKTSSSQMALATGDVVDVVEKSESGWWFCQTKTKRGWVPASYLEPLDSPDEAEDPEPNYEGEPYVTIKAYTAEMEDEMSLQEGEAIEVIHKLLDGWWVVRKDDITGYFPSMYLQKSGQDAAQAHRQIKSRGAPPRRSSIRNAHSIHQRSRKRLSQDTYRRNSVRFLQQRRRQARPGPRSPGSPREEQPATQPAKPQPAVPPRPSADLILHRCSESTKRKLASSV encoded by the exons ATGGGGGACACCTTCATCCGCCACATCGCCCTTCTGGGCTTCGAGAAGCGCTTCGTCCCCAGCCAGCACTAC GTCTACATGTTTCTGGTGAAGTGGCACGACCTGTCGGAGAAGGTGGTCTACCGGCGCTTCACCGAGATCTACGAGTTCCAC aaaatgttaaaggaaatgtTTCCTATCGAGGCAGGGGACATCAACCCAGAGAACAGGATCATCCCGCACCTGCCAG CCCCGCGGTGGTTCGATGGGCAGCGGGCGGCCGAGAGTCGCCAGGGCACGCTCACCGAGTACTACAACACGCTCATGGGTCTGCCTGTCAAGATCTCCCGCTGCCCCCAACTCCTCGACTTCTTTAGAGTGCGCCCCGACGACCTCAAGCTTCCCACGGACAGCCA GGTGAAAAAGCCAGAGACCTACTTGGTGCCCAAAGACGGCAAGAGCAGTGTCACGG ACATCACAGGCCCCATCATCCTGCAGACGTACCGTGCCATTGCTGACTTCGAGAAGACCTCGAGCTCCCAGATGGCTCTAGCCACGGGTGACGTGGTGGACGTCGTGGAGAAGAGCGAGAGTG GCTGGTGGTTCTGCCAAACGAAGACAAAGCGAGGTTGGGTCCCGGCGTCCTACTTGGAGCCCTTGGACAGTCCTGATGAGGCAGAGGACCCAGAGCCCAACTACGAAG GTGAGCCCTATGTCACCATCAAAGCCTATACTGCCGAGATGGAGGATGAAATGTCCCTGCAGGAAGGCGAAGCCATCGAAGTCATTCATAAGCTCCTGGATGGTTGGTGGGTCGTCAG GAAAGACGACATCACCGGCTACTTCCCATCCATGTACCTACAGAAGTCCGGGCAGGATGCTGCCCAGGCGCATCGCCAGATCAAGAGCCGAGGGGCCCCGCCCCGCAG GTCGTCCATCCGCAACGCGCACAGCATCCACCAGCGATCGCGGAAGCGCCTCAGCCAGGACACCTATCGGCGCAACAGCGTCCGTTTTCTGCAGCAGCGCCGCCGTCAGGCGCGGCCCGGACCGCGGAGCCCGGGGAGCCCGCGCG AGGAGCAGCCAGCGACCCAGCCCGCGAAGCCACAGCCCGCGGTGCCCCCGCGGCCCAGCGCAGACCTTATCCTGCACCGATGCAGCGAGAGCACCAAGCGGAAGCTGGCGTCTTCCGTCTGA